Proteins encoded in a region of the Equus asinus isolate D_3611 breed Donkey chromosome X, EquAss-T2T_v2, whole genome shotgun sequence genome:
- the LOC106845591 gene encoding large ribosomal subunit protein eL8 yields the protein MPKGKKAKGKKVAPAPAVVKKQETKKVVNPLFKKRPKNFAIGQGIQPKRDVTCFVKWPRYIRLQQQRAILYKRVKVPPTINKFTQALDRQIATQLLKLAHKYRPETKQEKKQRLLARAEKKAAGKGDVPTKRPRVLRAGVNTVTTLMENKKAQLVVIAHDVDPIELVVFLPALCRKMGVPYCIIKAKARLGRLVHRKTCTTVTVTQVNSEDKGALAKLVEAIRTNYNDRYNEIGRYWGGNVLGPKSVAHIAKLEMAKAKELATKMG from the coding sequence ATGCCGAAAGGGAAGAAGGCCAAGGGAAAGAAGGTGGCCCCGGCCCCTGCGGTCGTGAAGAAGCAGGAGACCAAGAAGGTGGTGAACCCGCTGTTTAAGAAGAGGCCCAAGAATTTCGCCATCGGACAGGGCATCCAGCCCAAACGGGACGTCACCTGCTTCGTCAAATGGCCGCGCTACATCCGGCTGCAGCAACAGAGGGCGATCCTCTATAAGCGGGTCAAGGTACCTCCCACGATCAACAAGTTCACCCAGGCCCTGGACCGCCAGATAGCTACTCAGCTGCTCAAGCTGGCCCACAAGTACAGACCAGAgacaaagcaagagaagaagcaGAGGCTGCTGGCCCGGGCTGAGAAGAAGGCTGCTGGCAAAGGGGATGTCCCCACTAAGAGGCCACGGGTCCTTCGAGCAGGGGTCAATACTGTCACCACCTTGATGGAGAACAAGAAGGCTCAGCTGGTAGTGATCGCACACGACGTGGATCCCATCGAGCTGGTCGTCTTCCTTCCAGCCCTGTGTCGGAAGATGGGGGTGCCCTACTGCATCATCAAGGCCAAGGCCCGGCTGGGGCGTCTGGTCCACAGGAAGACCTGTACCACCGTCACCGTCACACAAGTCAACTCGGAAGACAAAGGAGCTCTGGCTAAGCTGGTGGAAGCTATCAGGACCAACTACAACGACAGATACAACGAGATCGGCCGTTACTGGGGAGGCAACGTCTTGGGTCCAAAATCGGTGGCTCACATCGCCAAGCTGGAGATGGCAAAGGCTAAAGAACTGGCCACCAAGATGGGCTGA